A window of Panicum virgatum strain AP13 chromosome 8K, P.virgatum_v5, whole genome shotgun sequence contains these coding sequences:
- the LOC120643550 gene encoding heavy metal-associated isoprenylated plant protein 33-like isoform X2, translating to MSKEDTLKVQICVLKVNIHCDGCEKKVKKILHKIDGVYQSSIDAEQGKVTVSGLMDPDTVIRKLNRAGKPAQLWGGKSPGVVSPLQKLQLGGGGKGHNQKDAGGKGQPKGGAGAGHGGGGGGGGGVGPKDAKMAMPQPTPQQLQQLQQLQQQMQMKGMKLPPQLMGMGGKMPFPAAAPPAKDPKAVRFNVPEDDEFGDDGSKFDDEFDDFDDEDFEDDGLDDIYDDPKMMMKPMAMPPAAGDGGDKKGGNGGGKKGGGGGNEIPVQIKGNANNGGKKDSGAKQQNHGGGGAQPPQNGKGGAPGGGNQPGQAKKGGSPMMGGMPPAQQQPGMMMMRPPNMMGGAGFPGMGQMGGGPMGSMPMGHPHMGGGSGMQPGGGSAAVHGMPAGGMMPGAGFYPGGGMPSAPAMMPAAGNPMAQQQQQYMAMMQQQQQPQMMMNGHGHHGHGGAGYPPTGYGYGYGRPAMPYPPPAYYPTPQPHDNMFSDENPTNSCSVM from the exons ATGAGCAAGGAGGACACGCTCAAGGTTCAG ATCTGCGTGTTAAAAGTGAACATCCACTGTGATGGGTGCGAGAAGAAAGTCAAGAAGATCCTCCACAAGATTGATG GTGTGTACCAGAGCAGCATAGATGCAGAGCAGGGGAAGGTGACGGTGTCTGGCCTGATGGATCCGGACACCGTCATCAGGAAGCTGAACAGGGCCGGCAAGCCCGCTCAGCTGTGGGGCGGCAAGTCGCCTGGCGTGGTAAGCCCGCTTCAGAAGCTGCAGCTTGGCGGTGGTGGCAAGGGCCACAACCAGAAGGACGCCGGCGGCAAGG GCCAGCCCAAGGGTGGAGCGGGTGCTGGACAcggcgggggtggcggcggcggcggcggcgttggcccGAAAGATGCAAAGATGGCGATGCCGCAGCCGACCCCGCAGCAGCTTCAGCAACTGCAGCAACTGCAACAGCAGATGCAGATGAAGGGGATGAAGCTTCCTCCCCAGCTCATGGGCATGGGCGGCAAGATGCCGttcccggcggccgcgccgccggcgaaggacccCAAGGCTGTCAGGTTCAACGTTCCCGAGGATGATGAGTTCGGGGACGACGGCAGCAAGTTCGATGACGAGTTCGACGACTTTGACGACGAGGACTTCGAGGACGACGGCCTCGACGACATTTACGACGACCCCAAAATGATGATGAAGCCTATGGccatgccgccggccgccggcgacgggggcGACAAGAAGggtggcaacggcggcggcaagaaaggcggcggcggcggcaacgagaTACCGGTGCAGATCAAGGGGAACGCTAACAACGGCGGCAAGAAGGACTCCGGCGCGAAGCAGCAGAaccatggtggcggcggtgcgcaGCCGCCGCAGAACGGCAAGGGTGGCGCCCCAGGCGGTGGGAACCAGCCTGGCCAGGCCAAGAAGGGCGGCAGCCCGATGATGGGCGGCATGCCGCcggcgcagcagcagccgggcatgatgatgatgaggccGCCGAACATGATGGGCGGCGCCGGTTTCCCCGGTATGGGCCAGATGGGCGGCGGGCCCATGGGCAGCATGCCGATGGGCCACCCCCACAtgggtggtggcagtggcatgCAGCCAGGAGGTGGCAGCGCCGCGGTCCACGGCATGCCGGCCGGCGGCATGATGCCTGGGGCTGGGTTCTACCCGGGCGGCGGCAtgccgtcggcgccggcgatgaTGCCGGCGGCCGGGAACCCCATggcgcagcaacagcagcagtacaTGGCCATgatgcagcagcaacagcagccgcAGATGATGATGAATGGTCATGGCCACCACGGTCACGGCGGCGCCGGGTACCCGCCGACGGGGTACGGGTACGGGTACGGCCGGCCGGCGATGCCCTACCCGCCGCCGGCGTACTACCCGACGCCGCAGCCGCATGACAACATGTTCAGCGACGAGAACCCCACCAACAGCTGCTCGGTGATGTGA
- the LOC120643550 gene encoding heavy metal-associated isoprenylated plant protein 33-like isoform X1 gives MSKEDTLKVQICVLKVNIHCDGCEKKVKKILHKIDGVYQSSIDAEQGKVTVSGLMDPDTVIRKLNRAGKPAQLWGGKSPGVVSPLQKLQLGGGGKGHNQKDAGGKGQQQKDAGGKGQPKGGAGAGHGGGGGGGGGVGPKDAKMAMPQPTPQQLQQLQQLQQQMQMKGMKLPPQLMGMGGKMPFPAAAPPAKDPKAVRFNVPEDDEFGDDGSKFDDEFDDFDDEDFEDDGLDDIYDDPKMMMKPMAMPPAAGDGGDKKGGNGGGKKGGGGGNEIPVQIKGNANNGGKKDSGAKQQNHGGGGAQPPQNGKGGAPGGGNQPGQAKKGGSPMMGGMPPAQQQPGMMMMRPPNMMGGAGFPGMGQMGGGPMGSMPMGHPHMGGGSGMQPGGGSAAVHGMPAGGMMPGAGFYPGGGMPSAPAMMPAAGNPMAQQQQQYMAMMQQQQQPQMMMNGHGHHGHGGAGYPPTGYGYGYGRPAMPYPPPAYYPTPQPHDNMFSDENPTNSCSVM, from the exons ATGAGCAAGGAGGACACGCTCAAGGTTCAG ATCTGCGTGTTAAAAGTGAACATCCACTGTGATGGGTGCGAGAAGAAAGTCAAGAAGATCCTCCACAAGATTGATG GTGTGTACCAGAGCAGCATAGATGCAGAGCAGGGGAAGGTGACGGTGTCTGGCCTGATGGATCCGGACACCGTCATCAGGAAGCTGAACAGGGCCGGCAAGCCCGCTCAGCTGTGGGGCGGCAAGTCGCCTGGCGTGGTAAGCCCGCTTCAGAAGCTGCAGCTTGGCGGTGGTGGCAAGGGCCACAACCAGAAGGACGCCGGCGGCAAGGGTCAGCAGCAGAAGGACGCCGGCGGCAAGGGCCAGCCCAAGGGTGGAGCGGGTGCTGGACAcggcgggggtggcggcggcggcggcggcgttggcccGAAAGATGCAAAGATGGCGATGCCGCAGCCGACCCCGCAGCAGCTTCAGCAACTGCAGCAACTGCAACAGCAGATGCAGATGAAGGGGATGAAGCTTCCTCCCCAGCTCATGGGCATGGGCGGCAAGATGCCGttcccggcggccgcgccgccggcgaaggacccCAAGGCTGTCAGGTTCAACGTTCCCGAGGATGATGAGTTCGGGGACGACGGCAGCAAGTTCGATGACGAGTTCGACGACTTTGACGACGAGGACTTCGAGGACGACGGCCTCGACGACATTTACGACGACCCCAAAATGATGATGAAGCCTATGGccatgccgccggccgccggcgacgggggcGACAAGAAGggtggcaacggcggcggcaagaaaggcggcggcggcggcaacgagaTACCGGTGCAGATCAAGGGGAACGCTAACAACGGCGGCAAGAAGGACTCCGGCGCGAAGCAGCAGAaccatggtggcggcggtgcgcaGCCGCCGCAGAACGGCAAGGGTGGCGCCCCAGGCGGTGGGAACCAGCCTGGCCAGGCCAAGAAGGGCGGCAGCCCGATGATGGGCGGCATGCCGCcggcgcagcagcagccgggcatgatgatgatgaggccGCCGAACATGATGGGCGGCGCCGGTTTCCCCGGTATGGGCCAGATGGGCGGCGGGCCCATGGGCAGCATGCCGATGGGCCACCCCCACAtgggtggtggcagtggcatgCAGCCAGGAGGTGGCAGCGCCGCGGTCCACGGCATGCCGGCCGGCGGCATGATGCCTGGGGCTGGGTTCTACCCGGGCGGCGGCAtgccgtcggcgccggcgatgaTGCCGGCGGCCGGGAACCCCATggcgcagcaacagcagcagtacaTGGCCATgatgcagcagcaacagcagccgcAGATGATGATGAATGGTCATGGCCACCACGGTCACGGCGGCGCCGGGTACCCGCCGACGGGGTACGGGTACGGGTACGGCCGGCCGGCGATGCCCTACCCGCCGCCGGCGTACTACCCGACGCCGCAGCCGCATGACAACATGTTCAGCGACGAGAACCCCACCAACAGCTGCTCGGTGATGTGA
- the LOC120643551 gene encoding stem-specific protein TSJT1-like gives MLAVFSGEVVEVPAELVAAGSRTPSPKTRASELVTRFLGSSEPAVSVQLAGLGHLAYCHTNQALLRPRSFAAKDEIFCLFEGVLDNLGRLSQQYGLSKGTNEVVLVIEAYKTLRDRAPYPASFMLSQLTGSYAFVLFDKSTNSLLVASDPEGKVPLFWGITADGCVAFSNDIDMLKGSCGKSLAPFPQGCFYSNALGGLKCYENPKNKVTAVPANEEEICGATFKVEGSTALTSLGGDLRV, from the exons ATGTTGGCGGTGTTCAGCGgcgaggtggtggaggtgccggCGGAGCTGGTGGCGGCAGGAAGCCGGACGCCGTCGCCCAAGACGAGGGCGTCGGAGCTGGTGACCCGCTTCCTGGGGAGCTCGGAGCCGGCCGTGTCCGTGCAGCTCGCCGGCCTCGGCCACCTCGCCTACTGCCACACCAACCAGGCCCTCCTCCGCCCAAG GTCGTTCGCGGCGAAGGACGAGATCTTCTGCCTGTTCGAGGGTGTGCTGGACAACCTGGGGCGGCTGAGCCAGCAGTATGGGCTGTCCAAGGGCACCAACGAGGTGGTCCTCGTCATCGAGGCCTACAAGACGCTGCGGGATCGGGCGCCATACCCGGCCAGCTTCATGCTCTCGCAGCTCACCGGCAGCTACGCCTTCGTGCTCTTCGACAAGTCCACCAACTCCCTGCTCGTCGCATCT GATCCCGAGGGCAAGGTGCCGCTCTTCTGGGGGATCACCGCCGATGGCTGCGTCGCCTTCTCTAACGACATTGACATGCTCAAAGGATCCTGTGGCAAGTCACTTGCACCTTTCCCGCAAG GTTGCTTCTACTCTAACGCTCTTGGAGGCTTGAAGTGCTACGAGAACCCCAAGAACAAGGTGACTGCTGTCCCTGCAAACGAAGAAGAAATCTGCGGTGCAACTTTCAAG GTGGAGGGTTCCACAGCCCTCACATCGTTGGGAGGAGACCTTCGCGTCTGA